The DNA window CTCGCGCAGGTCGCGTAGCAGGTCACGGGCCGTCTCGTACCGGTCGAGGGTGGTGGCGAGCCGCACCTGCCGGGCCGGGCCGAACGCGTCCAGGATCCGCTGCCGGGCCTCCTGCCACGCCTCGATCAGCGGCAGCAGGTCCGCCGGGCGGGCGCCGCCGGCCGCGAGCGCGTGCACCTGCTCGGTGGTGAGCGCCGCGTCCGTGCCGGTCCGCAGCGTGCGGGCCCGGGCCGCCCACTCGATCGCCGCGCCGAGCGCCCGCAGATCGGTCCGCCGCCCCTGGTACGCGTCGCCGAGCACGGCCCGGTACCCGGCCGACGCCGCGTTCAGGGCCTCCTCGGCGTCGAGCACCGCCTGCCGCGCCTGCAGCACCGTGGCGGCCTCGGCGACGTTCAGGTCCCGTCCGACGGCCCGGCCCAGCTGGTCGAGCAGCCGGGCGGTCTCCTGCAACGGGACCACCTGGGCGCGCAGCCAGCCGATGCCGGCCTGCACGCTGCCCTGGCCGAGCTCCGGGCGGGCCGCCGGCTCCGGCTCCGGGCGCAGCGTGGCCCGCCAGTGCCGGAACACGTCCCGGGCCTCGGTGACCGCGCTGAGCAGCTCCTCCCCGGCGCCGGTGGCCGGCTCGGCCGTCACGAAGCTGATCACGGATTGCAGGGCCTCGGCGGGGGCCACCCGCAGCACTTCGGCCGCGGTCTCCAGCGCCCTGCCGATCGCCCGGAAGTCGGTGTCGAGCCGCTTCCAGTACCGGCCGAGCAGACCGGCGTGCTGCCGTTCCGCGGCGATCAGGCCCTCGTGGGCGCGCCGCCAGGCGACCGCCAGATCGAGGTGGGTGACGGCCTCGTCGACGGTCACCTCGGGCTGGGCGAGCCCGGCCACGGCCTCCTTGTCCCGGCGGTGCGGGGCGAGCAGCTTGCGGGCGCCGCGGTGCACGGTGGCGAAGCGTTCGGCCAGGTCCTCGACGGGCGCGGAGAGCACCGCGTCGGTGAACCAGGGCGTCGCCTCGGTGCGCGCGGCGGACACCGCCTCGACGTGCCGGCGCAGCTGGGCGGCGGCGCCGTGCACCGCGCTCTGCGCGCCCGGGGAGAACCAGGCCGGCAGCGGCTTGCCCGGCCGCCCGCCCAGGTCGGCGATGAGCGTGACCAGTTCGACGTCGGTGAACATCACGACGTCCGGCAGCCGCAGCCGGGTGGTGACCCGGTCCAGCCGCTGCTGCTGGTGCTCCAGCTCGTCGGCGTCCGCGGCGAACCGGCCGGCCAGCGACTTCGCCTCGGCGGCGGTGAGCGGTTCGAGGCGTACCGCGGGCGGGTCCAGGCGCGGCGGCTCCGGGATGCGGGTGGCATCCAGCGGCGCGGCCAGGGTCTCCCAGCTCACCCCGGTACGCGACTCGGCCTGCTCGACCGCCCTGGTCACCTCGTCCAGCAGCCGTTCCAGATCCTCGGCGGCCTGGCGGACCGGGCGCAGCGCCATCGCGGTCAGCCAGGAGTCCTCGACGCCGCGCGGCCGGCGGGCGGCGTGCTCGGCGGCCTCGGCCAGCGCCGGGGCGTCGGACGGCAGCCGCAGGTGGAACGCGGTGGCGATGGCCGCGTTCGGAGTGGACGCGCCGGCCAGGTCGTCGAGGGCCATCTGGGCCAGCTCCAGCACCTCGTCCAGCGGCGCCCGCTCGATCACCTCCCGCCAGCGGTAGCCGCTGCGCTCGTTCGCCGGTCGCCAGGCGTGTTCCAGGCGAGCGGCGGCCCGGCGTACCCGGTCCAGGGTCTCCTCGGTGATCGCGGCGGGCTGGATACCGGCGGTCGGCGCGTCCGGCACGTCGCTGAGCTGCGCCAGGGTGCCGATCACGTCGTGCAGACTGCGTCCGAGCGGTTCCCGGATCTCGTTCACGGCCCCGGCGTACGCGTCGAGCCGCTCCCGGATCCCGGCGAGCCGCTCCCGGTCCTCGGCGGTCATGCCGGGCGCCGGTGCGGCCGGGGCCGCGTCCAGGGCCGCGGCGAGCGCACCCGCCACGTGCCGGCGGGAACCCTTCGCGCCGTGCAGGTCCAGCAGATAGTTGCCGAGGCCGGCCGCGGAGAGCCGATGCTGGACGGTGTCGAGCGCGGCGGCCTTCTCGGAGACGAACAGGACCCGTTTGCCGGCGTGCGCGAGCGCCCCGATCAGATTCGCGACGGTCTGCGACTTGCCGGTGCCGGGCGGGCCGTCGATCACGAAACTGCGCCCCTCGAGCCCGGCCGCCACGCAGGAGCGCTGGTCGGCGTCGGCGTCGAGGACCAGCGTGGTCTGCTCCGGCGGGCTCACCGTGTCGATCTCGGCGGGGCCGGCCGGGGTGAACGTGAGACTGTGCGCGGCGGCGAGGGCCCGCACCACCGGGTGCCCGGTGATCGTCTCCTCGTTGCGGATCAGGTCGCGGCGGATCTCCTCGGCGGCGACGTCGAACCGGGCCAGGACCACGGTCTCATCGGTACGCCATCCCGGCCGTCCCCTGGTCACCGCGGCGATGGCGGCGATCGCGGCGGCCGGATCCGTGCCGGTCAGCGTTCTGCCGGCCGGATCCGTGCCGGTCAGCGTGATGCCGGCCGGATCCGTGCCGGTCAGCGTGATGCCGTGCTGAGCGAGCCGGGTGACCAGGGCCGGGTTGAGAATCGGGTCGCCGCTGCCGGCGCGCAGGCGGGGGACGTCGTCCGGGCCGAGGGCGACCAGCTCCACCGGGGCCAGCAGGATCGGGCTGGCGTGACCGGTACCCTCGCCGTCCTGCCAATGCAGCACGCCGATCGCGAGATGCAGGACCTCGACGCCGCGGTCGGCCTCCTCCTGCCGGCTGTGCCGGCGCAGGCGGCGCAGCAGCGGATGCAGCACCTCGTCGGGCACGGCGGCCCGCAGCTCGCCCTTGCCGGTGCCGCCCTTGCCGCTGCCGCCTCTGTCGGCGCCGCCGTTGCCGGTGCCGCCCTTGTCGGTGCCGCCCTTGTCGGTGCCGCCCTTGTCGGTGCCGAACGCGCAGTCCCGTCCGGCGCGTAACGCCTCCAGGATGGCCGCCGGCTCCGGCGCGCTGATCTCGACCAGGTCGGCGCCGCCGCGCGGCAGGTTGACGAGGCGGTTGGCCGCATCGGGGTCGGCGATCCCGTCGCGCCAGGCCGCGAGCGCCGCCCGGACGTCCTCGCCCGGGCCGGTGTGTCTTTCAGCATCATCCGGCCGCATGTGCTCATTCCAGCAAGGTGACCGTGTCAATGCTGGCAATTCACCCTTTTTGTCAGACGCGACCCGACCGGCGCCGCCGCCCCAAGCCCGCTAACACCCCACCGAGCCGGGGGCACACGGTGACCCCGCAGGGCGGCGCGGGCACACGATGACCCGGCCACGACCGGAGCACACGGTGACCCCACAGGGCAGCGCGGGCACACGATGACCCGGCCACGACCGGAGCACACGGTGACCCCGGACGGCGGCGCAGGCACACGATGGCCCCACCCCGACGGGAGCACACGGTGACCCCGCAGGGCGGCGGGGGCACACGGAAGCTTTGAGCGGCGTGGACAGGGGCACACCGATGCTCTGCGTGTTCCCTGGTCACGGCTATGGCGTATGCCAGGGTCCACGATGACGGTGCGTGTGCGCTCATCCGGCTCGGCCGCAGCGGGCGGGCTCGCGGGCCGAGCGCCGGGCGCCGGGCTGGCTCTCAGTGCTAGTGCTGTCGGCTACGCCACCTGACGACACTGGTGACCAGCCGGGCGAGCCGAGCTGGTCACCAGTGCTGCTGGACGTCCGTTTTGTGAACGCTGAGCGCCAGCCGGCATCGAACTTTCCAAGATCCGCAACGGCCGGGCTCACCGGTGACGGGTCAGCGGTGACGGGTCAGCGGCGGCGAGTCAGCGGCGACGGGTCAGCGACGGCGAGTCAGCGGCGGCGAGTCAGCGGCAGGGCCCACCGGTGACTGGTCAGCGGCGGCGGGCTACGAGCACCGCGTCGTGAATCGTGATCTCGCGGCCCTCCGGATCCGTCGCCTGCCGGGGCCGCGCCTGCGCCGCCACCACCTCCCACGCCTCCGGCTCGAGCGCCCTCGCGACCTCCTCAGCCGTGAACAGCATGTCCGGGAAGTGCATCCGCCCCACCGTCGTAGCCAGATCGGACGGGTGATGCCCCACGATCAACAGCGTCCCACCAGGCGCGACAGCCCCCGCGAGGTGCGCGTAGAGCTCCGCCCGCTCCTGCGGCGGCAGGTGCATGAACTGCGCGGACACGAGATCGTACGATCCCGCGGCCGGCGCCTCCTGCCGCAGGTCACGGTGACTGAACGTGATCCGCTCGGCGACCCCGGCCGACGCCGCGTGACCGGCTGCCCGGCCGAGCGCCACGGTCGAGATGTCCACCGCGTCGACCTGCCAGCCCTGCCGCGCGAGCCACACCGCGTCGGCCCCTTCTCCGCTGCCGACGTCGAGGGCCCGCCCCGGCGTGAGATCCGCCGCCTCGGTCACGAGTTGGGGGTTGGGCCGCCCGCTCCACACCGCGTCCCGGCCCCGGTACCGCTCCTCCCACGCCTCCTCGGAGAACATCGTGGCGGTCCGGTGCCGGTACGCGTCCACGGCCTCGCGGGTCTCCTCCGCGATCAGGTCCATGTTGATCATCGCGCCGGTCATCTGCGCGGCGGCGGCGGCGACCGCGACGGTGGCGCCCAGGTTCGTCACGTTGCCGGCCACCCAGACGCCGGGCACGGAGGTCGCCCCGTTCGCGTCGGCCGGGATGTGGGTGCCCATCACG is part of the Actinoplanes missouriensis 431 genome and encodes:
- a CDS encoding FAD-dependent oxidoreductase, with product MQQDAYDVVVIGGGAAGLSGAMVLARSRRSVLVVDSGEPRNAPAAHMHNVLGFDGKAPSELIAAGREELRAYGVEFRSGSVVSAAPGFSVTLDDGSQVKARRLLVTTGLVDELPEIDGLAQRWGRDVAHCPYCHGWELRDKRIGVIVSSPMAFHSTKMWRQLSPHVLYLLNGGSGPDAEQAEELAARGIPVVAERIASVQVTDDQITGVRLETGAVVDVDALAVGPRFVARSAVLESLGIKPVDFEMGGAVMGTHIPADANGATSVPGVWVAGNVTNLGATVAVAAAAAQMTGAMINMDLIAEETREAVDAYRHRTATMFSEEAWEERYRGRDAVWSGRPNPQLVTEAADLTPGRALDVGSGEGADAVWLARQGWQVDAVDISTVALGRAAGHAASAGVAERITFSHRDLRQEAPAAGSYDLVSAQFMHLPPQERAELYAHLAGAVAPGGTLLIVGHHPSDLATTVGRMHFPDMLFTAEEVARALEPEAWEVVAAQARPRQATDPEGREITIHDAVLVARRR
- a CDS encoding DUF3320 domain-containing protein translates to MRPDDAERHTGPGEDVRAALAAWRDGIADPDAANRLVNLPRGGADLVEISAPEPAAILEALRAGRDCAFGTDKGGTDKGGTDKGGTGNGGADRGGSGKGGTGKGELRAAVPDEVLHPLLRRLRRHSRQEEADRGVEVLHLAIGVLHWQDGEGTGHASPILLAPVELVALGPDDVPRLRAGSGDPILNPALVTRLAQHGITLTGTDPAGITLTGTDPAGRTLTGTDPAAAIAAIAAVTRGRPGWRTDETVVLARFDVAAEEIRRDLIRNEETITGHPVVRALAAAHSLTFTPAGPAEIDTVSPPEQTTLVLDADADQRSCVAAGLEGRSFVIDGPPGTGKSQTVANLIGALAHAGKRVLFVSEKAAALDTVQHRLSAAGLGNYLLDLHGAKGSRRHVAGALAAALDAAPAAPAPGMTAEDRERLAGIRERLDAYAGAVNEIREPLGRSLHDVIGTLAQLSDVPDAPTAGIQPAAITEETLDRVRRAAARLEHAWRPANERSGYRWREVIERAPLDEVLELAQMALDDLAGASTPNAAIATAFHLRLPSDAPALAEAAEHAARRPRGVEDSWLTAMALRPVRQAAEDLERLLDEVTRAVEQAESRTGVSWETLAAPLDATRIPEPPRLDPPAVRLEPLTAAEAKSLAGRFAADADELEHQQQRLDRVTTRLRLPDVVMFTDVELVTLIADLGGRPGKPLPAWFSPGAQSAVHGAAAQLRRHVEAVSAARTEATPWFTDAVLSAPVEDLAERFATVHRGARKLLAPHRRDKEAVAGLAQPEVTVDEAVTHLDLAVAWRRAHEGLIAAERQHAGLLGRYWKRLDTDFRAIGRALETAAEVLRVAPAEALQSVISFVTAEPATGAGEELLSAVTEARDVFRHWRATLRPEPEPAARPELGQGSVQAGIGWLRAQVVPLQETARLLDQLGRAVGRDLNVAEAATVLQARQAVLDAEEALNAASAGYRAVLGDAYQGRRTDLRALGAAIEWAARARTLRTGTDAALTTEQVHALAAGGARPADLLPLIEAWQEARQRILDAFGPARQVRLATTLDRYETARDLLRDLREDDTGQREWFDYLAAREVLAEHGLDAVVDFCADHAVDVRRVPDVIERAAYRAWVDDVIASDERLEPLSAAERGDLVEEFRRLDTALLQDAASAVISTTDRRRPRTPKKTPPKIALIRSEGQKQSGHLPVRDLLAETWEIAAALKPCVLASPAAAGRLLPDEARFDVVIIDEASRMTPAAAVCSARRGASLIIAGDAAQLPPPGDGPSVLVVANDCGGFTRIGLTRHYRSRHEGLISFANENFYQDRLVTFPGALPAGADVGVELFTIGAAGSEADFVAERVVHHFNHRPSLSIGVVTLTAAQADTIADTVEQTLAADPDLERFLGDVFVKDAETAQGDERDVIILSTGPSLDAAGGPTGARRLNVAITRARQRVEVVSGIPARAEPAAEGERKLAAYLEQSASGDAQGAEGDRAHGATALEDSVLETIVGWGYAARGQVGAGPGRVAVGVRSNEADADAGYALGVLCDGPGHASPVARDRDRLTDQVLHGHGWTVHRIWSVPWYRDRAAEETRLRTAIEHALAEPDVFAEPDEEQLAVRPAPRPEWALPYERATVGALPASARANDDEARTLLIRAVERIAEVEGPVHLQILTRRIREAWGISRLTQGVKTAIEAAIRASAVGFDGTFVTSPDAPIPTVRVPADGVNRKPDQVAEPELQLALEYLVLDAGLVEGDDLLAAAGRLFGWSGNRAGASRLAAMLDDLVSAGRLIAHRSGLIAAPEEDLLDLPDVATLPHRADAIRREDVKA